The Antechinus flavipes isolate AdamAnt ecotype Samford, QLD, Australia chromosome 4, AdamAnt_v2, whole genome shotgun sequence genomic interval TTAACATGATACTGCCTGTATTCCCTGTTTGTATCTACTTCTGAACTTTTTGTGCTCCTGtgtatatttttagtatttctttttcttccttttttcttttgaaatcctcCCTTGTACTAAGTTATAGTCAGTAAAACATATTCACACAATGTATTTGAAAAGGTAAATTTTATTCAGTACCTTTAATCTACAACCTCTCTCCAAAGAGATTTGGCGAGGTAAGGAAAGGGGAAATCACCATTCCTTAAGTTACTTGAACTTCAAAGCCTaagaatcattcttttttttttttcctgtgcaattggggttaagtgacttgcccaggttcacacaactaggaagtgttaagtatctgagatcatatttgaactcatgtcctcctgactttggggctggtgctgtatccactgcaccatctgatTTCCCCCAAGAAGCATTCTCAATCATTATCCTACCACCATCACCTTGTCTGATTcagtcagttgccaaatcttgatAGTTCCATTTCTTTAGCATCTTTTATATTTGGAGTCTTCTCTAGTCACAATAGAATCATGTAGCCCAGGCTCTTATCATCTCTTACCTAGACTATTGGAGGAGCCTCCTAAGTGGTCTCCTTGAATCTAGATTCTTTCCTTAAGAACAAGtatgtgctaagtgaaatgagcagaaccaggagatcattatatacctcaacaatgatactgtttgaggatgtattctgatggaagtggatctcttcttcttcttttttttaattttattttttaaatttttatttattttattattttttattatttttattttttattttttaaattttttatttatttcattatttatttatttatttatttttgtttttaaattttttattttttaataactgaagtggatctcttcgataaagagagctaattcagtttcaattgatcaaggatggacagaagcagctacacccaaagaaagaacacggggaaatgaatataaactgcttgcatttttgtttttcttcccaggttatttataccttctgaatccagttctccctgtgcaacaagagaattgttcggttctgcatacatatattgtatctaggatatactgtaacctatttaacatgtaaagaactgcttgccatctgggggagggggtagagagagggaggggaaaaatcagaacagaagtgagtgcaagggataatgctgtaaaaaattaccctggcatgggttctgtcaataaaaagttaaaaaaacaaacaaacaaacaaacaaacaaaaaaggcttAGCCCAGCTTGTCAACCTATTAAGTTCCTGGATTTTAATTGCCAAAACTGACTTGATGTTAAAAAGCAATGATCAAAAAATGAGTGAATAgagtgaatagagttctggatctggagtcagtaagacccaagttcaaatccaacctcagatacttgttagttgtgtgactctagctGAGAAaacccaatttcttcatctctgagGATAATATAAcatctgcctcccagggttgttgtgaggatcagattaGGTACTTgaaattgcttagcacagtgcctgcatatatatatatgttcactaTTATTGTAAGTGTCATGGAAACTCAAGGAAGAGAGAGTATCCTGGTCAGCAATATCAACATTGAGATTTGGTCATGATCAGGACTGATAAAAGACTTTCAGTTTAGCGATTTATAAGATTATAATTTTGTAGAGAGACTCTTAAGCCCCTCTTTTAATATGGTTGCATCTTCTAGTGCATGAGTTTGTTCAGCTGAGCTGTCATTTCTTCTGCTTCTCAGTTGTTATAAGGATAACGCTCATTGCTTCTTCATACTGATTGAAATACACAAGTTCTTTTCATGTATTGAGCATACATCTAGTAATAAAATGCAATTGACTCCAGAAGATTTtggcaactgaaaaaaaaaaaaaagaacaagtatgaaaatgtaaatgtatatgttgcTCAAGTAAGAAAATGGAACTCCTCTGGAtcaaaaaacttcagaaaaaacCTCTTACTTGGaggttaaaatagaaattcttctaTTTGTCATTAAATCCCCTCTTAATCTTCAGTCTCTTTTTCCAGACTGATTACaataatcaggggtcctcaaactacggcccgtgagcagattttgcagctgaggatgtttatccccttcacccagggctgtgaagtttctttatttaaaggcccacaaaacaaagtttttgtttttactatagtccggccctccaatagtctgaaggacagtgaactggccccctatttaaaaagtttgaggatcttccttttttttacatcatcctGTCAAAATGACATACTTACTATTATTCATGTTATGATATTCCACCTCTGGCTCCATATGCCTCCAAAGATTTCCTCTAATGCTTGCAGTGCTCTATTTTCTTATCTTAGCCCCCTTCAAGATTCATCTAAATTACCACATCCTTCATGAGGTCTTTCTGGATTCCTCTAGTTGTGAGTGGCCCTTTCTCCATCACTTTgagtgtgcatacacacacatatatttgatttcataagcttatcagtaaaatattttttagcatGCACTCCCAGTATGTGTACTTTTACTTGttcataaattaaatatttgtatttctgtaCTAATAATTATGCACATTATTAAACTtgcacaaaatagaaattttaaaaagatgagataaAGATGATACCGATTTGATCCTAGAGTTAACTGGAGTCAatagagtttattgaattgaagagtGTCATAGTCAAGTCAGcactgaaataaaattattttgacaattgTTTGGAGGATGTATTAGAGTGAAGGAAGACAAAGTAGGAGAGCATTGTGATTGTCCAGAGAAGAGGTGATAGGGACCTCAATGAATTGTGGAGAATAAAtgtgggaggggagaaaaagaggtaTTATGGGAAAGATTAgaagtaaaaacaacaaaatctgaTAACTGATTGGCTACTTGGAGTGAAAGAGAGtgagggaaaatgaaaagaaggttATACCCAAAATGATACTAAAAACGATAATCTGGATCATTGAAAAGATTGTAGTAATTAAAAGTCTGCAAAAAGTGTGGGTTTGGGGGAAAAAGGCATTGGAATGAGATCCAAGATCTGTTGCAGCTTGCTGCTTTCTATCCCaaattgaagaaagaaggaaaagggtctcttctctgtctgtcaGTACACAGAAGCAAAGAATTAGCCTTCTGTGTAAATGCTCACAGCATCCAGtcataaaatgatctggaggaaTAAAGGAGAGGTCTGGTGGAAGGAGGTAGGAGAGAGATTTACCTAATGGCACCTGTGCAGCTACTACTAAATATAAATTCCTGGATAGGAGTTTGATTATCATTGCTCTAAGAAGCTAAAGCCCAGCCTGGAAGGGGAAAGCTTGGTAGCTTttacagaaaagagaagtgaaaagtAGGGGAATCTTGAGAGAGAAGCATAAGTGTGATTGTATTTATGGGTTCTAAATTTGGCTGTGGCAGAGAGGATAAAATGCAGACTATATTCCCATCCTGTTTAGCTCGTGACATATTCCTTAGAATCTTGTCACAGACCCAATTTGGTCAGGCAATGTTCTAGCATGAGATCTGAGCCCCTACTTTAAAGACTGCAGTTGTTAATCAATCTGACATCCAGACATCAGCTTCCTATGACACTTATACATGCcaggaattaaataaataaaaggctaaATTACTGCCTTAATTTAacccaagaaaaaggaaaatctctACGCATTGTACCTTTTTGATCCAATTAAATGaatgatttgaaaaaatggaCTTAATATCAAGAGTAAGAATCCATCATTAAAAAACAAAGCCATTTTTCTCTGATTAATCACATCCTAGAATCCATCTTTCCAAAACAAAGCTGATCACATATGTGTAGTAGTCAAAATTTGACTTCACTCAGATTAAATTTTTCTCCATATCCCTGCTTTTGGAAGCACTGAACTTtaggatgtttaaaaaaaatatgagggGACCACAGAGATCACCCAAGCCTTCTGCTACTCATGAATTATTCCCTTTTGGCATTAGAAATATAAGTTCATTAAGGactgagattatttcatttttctctaagcAACTTGCATGTTACTTTGCACATACTGagaacttaataaatctttgttgttCTTATTGAATTGGCTGATAATTTCCTTGAAGTTGTGAAGTCTAGTCACCCCCAAGGATTTTGGTGTAAGATACATAATTATGTTCCACTAGTTCTTAATTTTTCATCTCTCCAGGTGTATGCCTACCTAGCTCTTCTGGGTAAAGGCTCTTAAAGCAAAAGATTAACAAGTCCCACACCAGATCATTTAAGCGTTTATTGAAGCTTttataaaattaacttttcttcTGCTGGCTTCCAAAATAGTTAATTTGTCAAAACAGGGTCCCTGGCACCCAGCCAAAACTCCAAGTTTCAGATCTTCTTTGATAAAAAAAAGTCCCCCACCTATGACTCCCTATACTAATAGCATTATAGATATGGTGTGtgagcacacacatacacacacacacacacacacacacacacaaataaacaatGATGTTCAATAAGCTCTCTGCTCgccataaaaaagaagaaaaaagcagacATAGAGAATACTTGTCATACTCATATGTTTCTCTTGGAATTATAGTTTTCAAAGAGGAAGGGAGTAGAATCATCAGTGTGTAGAGTGCCCTTTTGAAATCTCCCTTCATAGATGCAGATCTTCAGTTCCTGTTAGTTTTTGTCTACTTTCTGTAGAGTTTCCTAAGGGAAATGAGAGGctaagtaatgataataataaaaataataattaatagtatCACTTATATAATGCTTCAAGGTTCATGAAACACTTTACTACATTGTCTcattaatccttacaacaaccttgggaagtggatgcaattattatcttcattttagagatgaggaaactgaggcaaacaggttgttatttgcctaaggtcacacagctagtaagagtctgagatcagattttaatttggttcttgctgattccaggtccagtgctctatctactgtaccacctactaTAATgtactataataaataatataatatacctataatatggaataatataatatatattaccaTAGTTTGATATGGCATATTATAAAATGTAGTGTCATATAATGTCATATAACCATCATTTCTATATCACCTTAAAGTTtgtgaagcatttaaaaaataccattattggggcagtggatagagccccagtcctgaattcaggaggacctgagttcaaatatgacctcagacacttaacacttcctagctgtgtgaccctgggcaagtcacttaaccccaattgcctcagcaaaaaagctaaaaaaaatccctttgttatgttgttgctcagtcattcagtcatgttaCACTCTTAGTGACTCTGTGGACCATTGCTTGCCAACATTTTCCATGAGGTTTTCCTGGTAAAGAttctggagtattttgccatttccttctccagtaaatatctcattagatcctTAGGGAAGATgcttattatccctatttaacagatgaggaaagagactgTGTATTGGTCATACTTACATAGATATTATGTGTCTGTCAGGGCTttaacccaagttttcctgattctaaggtgGCCCTGCTTTCTACTACACCATCCTGTAAAAGCCTCTTCCTGGGCTTCTAAGTTTCACAACAAGTGACATTACCACCTGACCATCCACTCCCGGGACTTTTTCTCATAATCCTCATTGCCTAAAATAAGATGTTCCCTTAGAGAAGAGGACACTGGTTGTACTGGTGCATTCAGGTATATCTATCAAACATAGTGGATATAATCATAGTAAATTTAAAAGGGATAATGttggataataatacctacttttgAAAGTAAAATTGTACCCTACCCCTACTCCATGAGCAAAGCTAGATCCTGCTTTTTCTGGGACTGAGCATCTAGTGAACAATAATAGgcactgatgatgatgatgatgatgatgaagatgatgatgaagaggagGATGTTGTTGCTGAATCCTAATTATAAAACAAATGCAATCAATTTGCAAAGCTTTCAGAACAGTTTTATTAATAGTTCAATCAGTGTCTTAAAAGGAAATTGTTTAAGTCCAAAATAAGGAAGAGCTATTAAACACTATAAACAACAGCTGAGAAAGGCATATAAAAGGTACAACAAACAAGAGGACACTTGAATTTGAAAAATTTCACTTTGCCAGAAACCTCCAGACACAATGGCCTGCTGCAACTCCTGCTGCAACTCCTGCTCCACCAGCTTCTGTGGTTTCCCCAGTTGTTCTACTGGGGGAAATTGTGGGTCTAGCTGTTGCCAAGATAGCTGTGGGACGGGCTGCTGCCAACAGGGAGGTTGTGGAACCAGCTGTGGGATCAGCTCCGGGACTGGCTCTGGGGCTGGCTGTGCACCTCCTTGTGAGACCACTTGCACAACCAGGTGTTACCAACCCCCATGCTGCGGATGTGAGAGCTGCCGCACCAGGTGGTGCCGCCCAGACTGCAGAGTTGAGGGTACTTGCCTGCCACCTTGCTGCGTGGTCAGCTGCACTCCTCCATCTTGCTGCCAGCTGCATCATGCCCAGGCTTCTTGCTGCCGCCCATCCTACTGTGGACAGTCTTGCTGCCGTCCAgcctgctgctgctattgctgtgAGCCCACCTGCTGAGAACCTGCCTGTTAAAAATCAGGACATCAACCCCCAGTTTATAAAGGACACCATGTTTTTGAATAATAGCATGGGACAATACTACAACTTTTGACTCCTTATCCCAGGGCTCCCAAGAATATATCTTTGTTCAATCTTATTCCAACACAGTTTCTATTCCCcagatgaaaaaatggatatGGTCCAGGACACAGAAAAAGAAGGTCTCTCTGTGATAAAAGAGTATGAAGATTGCTACTGGAACCTGCCTCAGTCTCTAAGTGCCTGTATGActgatttcttttctctgaacctcagtttcctgatctataagtGAAGTGGTATTGTCTCAGAGTTCCTGTCCACCTCTCGCTCCAGTTACATGAGCCTACAATCTTTTAGGAAAAACTCTTTACTACTCACCAAGGTCCCCTTGCTGAGTATCTCACAgccaatttccttttttcagaGAAAATCTCTTTTCCATCTGACTGTTCTTTCTCTAGATTATCAAATCTCACTTTACcttgaaaagaagagaagataattcaaccaaaataaattatataatttctgctagttttttttttaccctttttccTTATTATTCAGTGAACATTAGAAACAGATTTCATGAAAATCCAAATTCAATCTAACACATATTTCTTAGGCATTTGTTGCATACACACAAGCTATGGGTGACTAACGCAAGGCTTCCTGGCTCCAAGGtcagttctttatccactgtcAGAATTAGTTCTTTAACTATGACCTATTCTAAAGTCTCTGAATGAACACCATGATAGAATATCagtaaattaataatataaaacagCTATTCTATATAGCTAACATAAGCTAAGGTTACTGAGATAAAATAAGACTAATCCCTGACCTCATGAAGCTTATAGGCAAATGGAGATAAAATAGGTACACAGGTAATttacagaataaaatgaaaagagagatgtAGTTGCTTagttatttttcaacatttcatgaccccatatgcaattttcatggcaaagatactggagtggtttgccatttccttgtccagatcattttacagatgaggaaactgaggcaagcagaattgaatgactttcccagaatcaaaTGGCTAGTGTCTGAGCATAGATCTAAATTCAAGTAAATTTGTCTTGCTGACTCCATGCCAGTcactctatttactatgccatctagctgccctactaACAATAAAGACCTGAACACAATCATTTAATAGctattggcctcagtttcctcatctgtaaattggggtaAGAATGCTGGTAGCATTTATCTCACAGTAGTATTGTTAGTattaaatgagatcatttaaaaaaactttccaaaCCTTAAGCTACTAGAGAAatgttatctatttttattttac includes:
- the LOC127561348 gene encoding keratin-associated protein 1-4-like produces the protein MACCNSCCNSCSTSFCGFPSCSTGGNCGSSCCQDSCGTGCCQQGGCGTSCGISSGTGSGAGCAPPCETTCTTRCYQPPCCGCESCRTRWCRPDCRVEGTCLPPCCVVSCTPPSCCQLHHAQASCCRPSYCGQSCCRPACCCYCCEPTC